The following coding sequences are from one Lolium rigidum isolate FL_2022 chromosome 6, APGP_CSIRO_Lrig_0.1, whole genome shotgun sequence window:
- the LOC124662405 gene encoding LOW QUALITY PROTEIN: pentatricopeptide repeat-containing protein At4g19220, mitochondrial-like (The sequence of the model RefSeq protein was modified relative to this genomic sequence to represent the inferred CDS: deleted 1 base in 1 codon; substituted 1 base at 1 genomic stop codon): protein MDAHHLLDETPGRTRASFIVRALRDEPPHDAEALHCSSIKSGAVLDPPVRTSLLTAYARSRRGAAADVRAALALFHEAADPDMILWNAAVSTLARSCHLADAVALFRQMAAVLGTFDSTTVAVMLSGASRAGDLELGTAIHAAAVKRGLADTELNLCNALVDMYAKCGRFRASETVFWSMLCWDTASWNSVIGGSAFNGLFEVSARYFRDMARSAVPVDEVTLSSVLSASARADDLFSFGKSVHGCVVKSGYEYTASCSVPNSLITFYSQLGFPEDAETVFLKIPNRNLVSWNAMVKGLVENEKVREALGIFREMTSEFQPDLAALVTVISGCADQGLLCEGKEIHGYVVRKGLLNDDEESCIGNSLLGLYMKCDDLATANLLFRAMPTRDLISWNTIISGHSRDDTLRVEAQAMFKELLSEGLSCTLTTILAVLPSCSRPEDLGFGKAVHSLVLKNGFASGVSVVNALMHMYICCGNSLAAFVLLGSIMAVSDIISWNTVIVGCVHNALHGEALEAFRFMHSTLRVNPDSVTLVSVLSACGTLKLQSLGKSIHCMSLKLLACSLRVKNALLTMYFRFADTESAELIFYSLGDEKFVLLKLYDLWFCTEXQGWRALQFYQKMEDFAPNEMSTVGIICACTQLGDLRHGKSIHGRVVKSDLQNNVFVSASLVDMYSKCGRLSSAVKVFESSAEKSIACWNSMISALGFHGHGLRPIELFCKMIQSGIKATRSTFIALLSACSHSGLTDEGWKYYHLMSEKFGITPTAEHHVFMVDMLGRAGRLQDAHKFVESLPSNEAHGVWGALLSACSYTPELKMGESIAKHLLCLEPENSGYYVTISNLYAYQDIPCGAVQVRGILQDKGLMKPRGPSIVG from the exons ATGGACGCACACCACCTGCTCGACGAAACGCCCGGGAGAACACGGGCCAGCTTCATCGTGCGCGCGCTCAGGGACGAGCCGCCCCACGACGCGGAAGCCCTCCACTGCTCCTCCATAAAGTCCGGCGCCGTGCTGGACCCGCCCGTGCGCACCTCGCTCCTCACAGCCTACGCCCGGAGccgccggggcgccgccgccgacgtgcgCGCCGCTCTGGCGCTCTTCCACGAGGCCGCCGACCCGGACATGATCCTGTGGAACGCCGCGGTCAGTACCCTCGCCCGTAGCTGCCATCTCGCCGACGCCGTGGCTCTTTTCCGGCAGATGGCGGCCGTGCTCGGGACGTTCGATTCGACGACCGTGGCGGTCATGCTCTCGGGGGCGTCGCGGGCCGGCGACCTGGAGCTCGGGACAGCGATTCACGCCGCGGCCGTGAAGAGAGGCCTTGCAGACACAGAGCTGAACCTCTGCAATGCTCTCGTCGACATGTACGCCAAGTGCGGACGCTTCCGCGCTTCCGAGACCGTGTTCTGGAGCATGCTGTGCTGGGACACTGCCTCTTGGAATTCTGTGATAGGCGGAAGCGCGTTCAACGGACTTTTTGAGGTTTCGGCTCGTTACTTCAGGGACATGGCCCGGTCGGCGGTTCCGGTGGATGAGGTGACGCTGTCTTCTGTCCTTTCAGCCTCTGCTCGCGCAGACGATCTTTTCTCCTTTGGGAAGTCTGTTCATGGCTGTGTCGTTAAAAGCGGTTACGAGTACACGGCGTCTTGCTCGGTACCGAATTCCCTGATAACATTTTATTCCCAGCTTGGGTTTCCCGAGGATGCAGAGACGGTCTTCTTGAAAATTCCTAACAGAAACTTGGTATCGTGGAATGCTATGGTCAAGGGACTGGTGGAGAATGAAAAGGTCAGAGAAGCCCTCGGTATTTTCCGAGAAATGACATCAGAGTTCCAGCCAGATCTTGCCGCTTTGGTTACCGTAATTTCAGGCTGCGCTGATCAAGGACTACTGTGTGAAGGAAAAGAAATCCATGGATACGTAGTCAGGAAAGGCCTCCTAAATGATGATGAGGAGTCTTGTATAGGAAACAGCTTGCTTGGTTTGTATATGAAATGTGATGATTTGGCTACTGCGAACCTTTTGTTCAGGGCAATGCCTACAAGAGACCTGATCTCATGGAACACAATAATTTCTGGTCACTCAAGAGATGACACACTGAGAGTAGAGGCTCAGGCTATGTTCAAAGAGCTGCTTTCTGAAGGTTTAAGCTGCACCTTGACAACTATACTAGCTGTTCTACCTTCATGCTCTCGTCCGGAAGACCTTGGCTTTGGCAAAGCAGTTCACTCTCTTGTCCTCAAGAATGGATTTGCAAGTGGAGTTTCAGTTGTTAATGCTCTGATGCACATGTACATATGCTGTGGGAACTCATTGGCTGCCTTCGTTCTGTTGGGAAGTATAATGGCAGTGTCGGATATTATTTCATGGAATACAGTCATAGTAGGATGTGTACATAATGCACTACATGGAGAGGCGTTGGAAGCATTTCGGTTCATGCATTCAACTTTGCGAGTAAATCCTGACAGCGTTACGCTTGTTAGTGTTTTATCAGCATGCGGAACCCTTAAACTGCAGTCCCTAGGAAAGTCCATCCACTGCATGTCACTGAAGCTGCTTGCATGCAGTTTGAGGGTTAAGAATGCCCTGTTAACCATGTATTTCCGGTTTGCAGATACTGAAAGTGCCGAGTTAATCTTTTATAGTCTCGGAGATGAGAAATTTGTGCTCCTGAAATTGTATGATCTCTGGTTTTGCACAGAATAA CAAGGCTGGAGAGCGTTACAGTTCTATCAGAAGATGGAAGATTTTGCGCCTAATGAAATGTCTACTGTTGGTATTATATGTGCTTGCACTCAACTCGGGGATCTTAGACATGGAAAGAGCATACATGGGCGTGTGGTCAAGTCTGATCTTCAaaataatgtctttgtttcagcatcTCTAGTTGATATGTACAGTAAGTGTGGAAGACTCAGCAGTGCTGTCAAAGTATTTGAATCCTCTGCTGAAAAATCGATTGCCTGCTGGAACTCCATGATATCAGCTTTAGGATTTCATGGGCATGGGTTGCGACCGATAGAGCTTTTCTGCAAGATGATTCAGTCTGGAATTAAAGCCACAAGAAGTACTTTTATTGCTCTTTTGTCAGCTTGCAGTCATTCTGGACTCACTGATGAAGGATGGAAGTATTACCACCTTATGTCAGAGAAATTTGGGATTACTCCTACAGCAGAACACCATGTATTCATGGTAGACATGCTTGGGCGTGCTGGTCGGCTGCAGGATGCACATAAATTTGTGGAGAGTTTACCATCCAACGAAGCACATGGAGTTTGGGGCGCACTGTTAAGTGCTTGCAGTTACACGCCTGAGCTCAAGATGGGCGAGTCCATTGCCAAGCATTTGCTCTGCCTGGAGCCTGAAAATAGCGGTTATTATGTGACTATTTCTAACCTGTATGCATATCAAGACATACCATGCGGTGCAGTCCAGGTTAGGGGCATTTTGCAAGATAAAGGATTGATGAAGCCGCGTGGTCCCAGCATTGTTGGATAA